Proteins encoded in a region of the Fusarium keratoplasticum isolate Fu6.1 chromosome 13, whole genome shotgun sequence genome:
- a CDS encoding Methylisocitrate lyase encodes MTFNNRNSNGNSDAAQHLSAATKLRRHLETDEIIVAPGVYDGFSARIANEVGFDCIYMTGAGTCASKLGQPDLGFASLNDMREHAEMIANLNPSVPLIADADTGYGGPNMVARTVSQYHRSGVAGLHIEDQIQTKRCGHLGGKAVVDIDTFTQRIGAAYQARKQLNSDIVIIARTDSLQTHGFDEAVRRLQAAVGAGADIGFLEGVTTAEEARKVCELMAPTPMLLNMVEHGATPSWTPDEAKELGYKMVIFPFASIGPAYQAIKDVFVKIKQTGRTGLEKDFTPKKLFTIVGLEEAMALDIAAGGQLYNKV; translated from the exons ATGACGTTCAACAACAGAAACAGCAATGGTAATAGTGATGCAGCCCAACACTTGTCGGCTGCCACTAAGTTGAGACGCCATCTGGAGACTGACGAAATCATTGTTGCTCCTGGTGTCTACGATGGCTTCAGCGCCCGCATCGCCAATGAAGTAGGATTTGACTGCATCTACATG ACTGGAGCTGGTACCTGTGCGTCTAAACTAGGCCAGCCCGATCTTGGTTTTGCATCACTTAACGACATGCGAGAACACGCCGAGATGATTGCCAACCTCAATCCATCGGTACCCCTCATTGCTGATGCCGACACGGGATATGGAGGACCCAACATGGTCGCTCGAACTGTGTCGCAGTATCATCGCTCCGGTGTCGCAGGCTTGCACATCGAGGATCAAATCCAGACCAAGCGATGCGGCCACCTTGGAGGCAAGGCAGTCGTCGATATCGACACCTTCACGCAGCGTATTGGTGCGGCTTACCAAGCTCGCAAACAACTAAACTCCGATATCGTTATCATAGCACGCACCGACTCGCTGCAGACACATGGCTTCGATGAGGCTGTCCGGCGACTTCAAGCAGCGGTCGGAGCTGGTGCTGACATTGGCTTCCTCGAAGGCGTTACGACGGCGGAAGAAGCTCGCAAAGTTTGTGAACTTATGGCACCCACGCCTATGTTGCTAAACATGGTTGAGCACGGAGCGACTCCCTCTTGGACGCCTGACGAAGCCAAAGAGTTGGGTTACAAGATGGTCATCTTCCCTTTTGCTTCAATTGGGCCTGCCTACCAGGCTATCAAGGATGTGTTCGTGAAGATCAAGCAGACAGGAAGGACTGGACTGGAGAAAGACTTTACACCTAAAAAGCTATTCACTATTGTTGGTCTggaagaggccatggcaCTGGACATTGCGGCGGGAGGGCAGTTGTACAACAAAGTCTAG
- a CDS encoding MFS domain-containing protein, whose translation MTTEKSHETMPKAVNEDSVSFHAEMVSKHDTHNAELTESPFGHHESSEWRTAEKRIVRKLDMTLLPIVWILYMFNYLDRNNIAQARLDKLEEDTGLVGNEFNVAVSILNVGYMLAQLPSNMILTRVRPSIYLPACVVVWSCVSAATAGVTSFSGLIAVRFFLGIVEAPFFPGAFFMLSAWYTRKELALRTAVLYSGLVLATAFSGLIAAGIFAGLSDKAGLHGWQWLFILEGAGSVLAALFAFVLLPDFPESKTGSGKWLFNDEERHLARQRIALDRVSLPETERTVWHGLGLAVKDIRTWIFVIILCANHTAYGFNNFFPTIVNSMHLGSRTITLVLTAPPYLFGAVVSFLVAYSSDHFNERGYHISGPMLVAIVGFIISVATLSNAARYTASFLYCSGAFAANAAVYSWAASSLNQTPEKRACATAIINLLSQLGNIWSPYFFPASDGPRYVMAMLLMMAFSALSIAASMLMKFLLKKENKKLLAQGQQTGHEVRLYTT comes from the exons ATGACTACGGAGAAGTCACATGAAACCATGCCCAAAGCTGTGAATGAGGACAGTGTCTCATTCCACGCCGAGATGGTCTCGAAACATGACACTCACAATGCGGAGTTGACGGAAAGCCCTTTCGGTCATCATGAGAGCTCAGAGTGGAGGACTGCTGAGAAGCGAATTGTTCGCAAGCTGGACATGACACTTTTGCCCATTGTTTGGATCCTCTACATGTTCAACTACTTGGACAGAAACAACATTGC GCAAGCACGTCTCGACAAACTCGAAGAGGACACCGGACTCGTTGGTAATGAGTTCAACGTTGCGGTCTCGATCCTAAACGTGGGCTACATGCTTGCACAGCTACCCTCGAATATGATCTTGACTAGAGTCCGGCCAAGCATTTACCTACCAGCCTGCGTCGTGGTCTGGTCGTGCGTGTCAGCAGCTACTGCTGGGGTTACTAGTTTCTCCGGCCTTATTGCAGTGCGCTTCTTTTTGGGAATAGTTGAGGCACCCTTCTTCCCTGGG GCCTTCTTCATGCTCTCTGCCTGGTACACTCGAAAGGAACTCGCACTCCGAACAGCAGTCTTATACTCGGGCCTTGTTCTGGCCACCGCCTTCTCTGGGCTCATCGCAGCTGGTATCTTTGCGGGTCTATCTGACAAGGCAGGCCTACATGGTTGGCAGTGGCTGTTCATCCTTGAGGGAGCTGGTAGCGTCTTAGCTGCCCTGTTTGCGTTTGTTCTCCTCCCAGACTTTCCAGAGTCTAAGACTGGTAGTGGTAAATGGCTCTTTAACGACGAAGAGCGACACTTGGCTAGACAGCGCATTGCCCTTGACCGTGTTTCACTTCCCGAGACTGAGAGGACAGTGTGGCATGGTCTGGGACTTGCTGTCAAAGACATCAGAACCTGGATTTTC GTTATTATCCTATGTGCCAACCATACTGCTTATGGCTTCAACAACTTCTTTCCAAC CATCGTCAATTCTATGCATCTCGGGTCTCGAACTATCACACTAGTCCTCACAGCTCCCCCGTACCTGTTTGGTGCAGTCGTGTCATTTCTTGTGGCTTACTCCAGTGATCACTTCAATGAGCGCGGCTACCATATCAGTGGTCCCATGTTGGTGGCAATCGtcggcttcatcatctcagTCGCGACTTTAAGCAATGCGGCTCGATACACAGCCTCTTTTCTTTACTGTTCCGGGGCTTTTGCCGCCAACGCCGCTGTATACTCGTGGGCCGCATCATCACTCAATCAGACACCAGAGAAACGAGCCTGCGCAACAGCAATCATCAACCTACTTTCTCAGCTCGGCAATATCTGGAGTCCCTACTTCTTCCCTGCTTCCGATGGGCCGCGCTATGTCATGGCCATGCTActgatgatggcgttctCAGCCCTTAGCATCGCAGCGTCTATGCTGATGAAGTTCTTGCTTaagaaggagaacaagaagctGCTTGCCCAAGGACAGCAGACGGGACATGAGGTCAGACTGTATACAACCTAg
- a CDS encoding HET domain-containing protein, protein MHLETTIGGDCDARDEPNPGFNNDDVSHLIYEPLNPTIDEIRLLALHPASQVDSTLFCTLSYASLAAEIPEYEALSYVWGKPNLSASILLNDVNFHVTPSLASILSALRLENQTRVLWIDALCINQSDVQERSQQVALMRKIYSCCRQDIAWLGELPDNDPEPEPACDNQYRFRPQRSTVREGMEFMYQLTQKNPETLKSLRDKFNSLFSGEDHSPPRQDGLEHFPDFLLAHNDQEKLSALFRGPSFWWRLWIVQELSMAPRVVLMCEGAELNWDALSTLFKDEPYFDAFHTTDHHGGYRYFSSIFLKVKLVEDQRQLSSSALPTRNRNESSLMDVLGRFRNLQSTDPRDKIYGLLGLVTQDHGIVVDYSKPLRDLYKEATLSIINLSKNLDIICQNPFEREGGPLVLGQDEDAAQAPDMFPSWTAEFHLGRPDCVSILFAQRGIFKAGSRQLETPCRLLGPKKDVLIVKGSVLGRIGPVLQGGSPNLNVRTEATEIMRMYLGQDALDDPSRHHYAPVIGGKQVSPKETIIRAYWRTLVKDCTAPPRMRRLLKSEIESLDPINRDHLQAGQVLQTFQIPLDESKSRSAFSYHTGNDPDFAEIEESKNLELTFLPWISYSDRDWMFTVADNGLFLLARPGVRQGDVIAVLDGAKIPMVLRRAETNHEHQDLGEVYQVVCSTYVHGFMNGEAEIGVSKGWLEKKDFLIA, encoded by the coding sequence ATGCACCTAGAAACCACCATCGGAGGTGATTGCGATGCCCGAGATGAGCCCAATCCAGGCTTCAACAACGACGACGTGTCCCACTTGATATATGAGCCTCTCAACCCTACCATTGATGAGATCCGGCTGCTCGCTCTGCATCCGGCTTCGCAGGTAGATTCAACACTTTTCTGTACCCTTTCCTATGCATCCCTTGCTGCAGAAATTCCAGAATATGAAGCCCTGTCTTACGTGTGGGGAAAGCCCAATCTCTCAGCATCCATCTTGCTGAATGATGTCAACTTCCACGTCACTCCAAGCCTAGCATCTATTTTATCCGCTCTGCGACTCGAGAACCAAACCAGAGTCCTCTGGATTGATGCCCTTTGCATCAACCAGTCGGATGTCCAGGAGCGCAGTCAGCAAGTTGCCCTGATGCGCAAGATTTACTCTTGCTGCCGACAAGACATAGCATGGCTAGGCGAGCTGCCAGACAACGACCCAGAACCTGAGCCCGCTTGCGATAACCAGTATAGATTCCGTCCGCAGAGATCGACTGTCAGGGAAGGGATGGAATTTATGTATCAGTTAACGCAAAAGAACCCCGAAACCCTCAAGTCACTTCGAGATAAGTTCAACAGCCTATTCTCGGGTGAAGACCACTCCCCCCCACGGCAAGATGGTCTCGAGCATTTTCCAgacttcctcctcgctcacAATGACCAAGAGAAGCTCTCAGCTCTCTTTCGCGGCCCATCTTTCTGGTGGCGACTCTGGATTGTCCAGGAACTATCAATGGCACCCCGCGTGGTTCTGATGTGTGAGGGAGCTGAACTAAACTGGGATGCATTGTCGACTTTGTTCAAGGATGAACCGTATTTTGACGCATTCCATACCACGGACCATCACGGGGGCTATAGATATTTCAGCAGCATATTCTTGAAGGTTAAGCTAGTCGAAGACCAGCGCCAATTGTCCAGCAGTGCCCTTCCAACGCGAAATCGAAATGAGTCGAGCCTGATGGATGTCCTAGGCCGATTCCGAAACTTGCAATCAACAGATCCAAGAGACAAGATATATGGATTGCTTGGCTTGGTGACGCAAGACcacggcatcgtcgtcgattACTCGAAGCCCTTGCGCGATCTGTATAAAGAGGCGACTCTATCGATTATCAACCTCTCCAAGAACTTGGATATCATCTGCCAGAACCCCTTCGAACGCGAGGGTGGGCCATTGGTACTTGGACAAGACGAGGATGCAGCTCAGGCGCCAGATATGTTTCCTTCCTGGACTGCCGAGTTTCATCTGGGACGACCCGACTGTGTTTCGATCCTTTTCGCGCAACGCGGCATCTTCAAGGCTGGTTCAAGGCAACTGGAGACGCCATGTCGGCTGCTAGGTCCGAAGAAGGATGTGTTGATCGTGAAAGGGAGCGTGCTGGGCCGTATCGGGCCTGTCCTCCAGGGAGGCTCTCCCAACTTGAACGTACGGACCGAAGCGACCGAAATTATGAGAATGTATCTTGGACAAGATGCTCTCGATGACCCTAGCCGACATCATTACGCGCCAGTCATCGGCGGAAAACAAGTTTCTCCCAAGGAGACGATCATCCGGGCTTATTGGCGCACGCTGGTCAAAGACTGCACAGCGCCCCCGAGAATGCGACGTCTACTCAAGTCAGAGATTGAGTCTCTCGATCCCATCAACCGAGACCATCTCCAGGCCGGACAAGTACTTCAAACCTTCCAAATCCCCTTGGACGAGAGCAAGTCCAGGTCAGCATTCTCTTATCACACCGGAAATGATCCCGACTTCGCCGAAATCGAGGAATCAAAGAATTTGGAGTTGACATTCTTGCCGTGGATATCCTACTCGGATAGGGACTGGATGTTCACCGTGGCTGACAacggccttttcctcctcgcccgTCCAGGAGTGAGACAAGGCGATGTCATAGCAGTTTTGGATGGAGCTAAAATTCCCATGGTGCTTCGCAGGGCTGAGACAAATCACGAACATCAAGACCTAGGAGAGGTCTATCAGGTTGTTTGTTCAACATATGTTCATGGGTTCATGAATGGTGAAGCCGAGATAGGGGTTTCGAAAGGCTGGTTAGAGAAGAAGGATTTCCTGATCGCTTGA
- a CDS encoding PKS-ER domain-containing protein, whose translation MSSINVYRGTPGGKAQEGTIAWPGPPKAHQVTVRVTHSGLCGTDEHYKSQDMVLGHEVVGIVEAIGGSVKILKVGDRVGWGYCQGSCLNCESCHQGQELYCEQRQFYGFDEFDQGSFATHATWNEHFLFRIPESIPSAEAAPLMRAGAAVYSALRSAGVQWHHRVGVLGLGGLGHLAVQCAAKMGCHVTVYSHSSSKEEAARKLGASDFQVMGSDSRPGRTVDCLLLAGAQQPDWSTVLPLVRRGGVISATTVDSSEL comes from the exons ATGTCTTCGATCAACGTTTATCGTGGTACCCCAGGTGGAAAGGCTCAGGAGGGCACGATTGCCTGGCCTGGTCCTCCAAAAGCCCATCAAGTGACTGTTCGCGTCACTCATTCCGGCCTGTGTGGTACCGACGAACACTACAAGTCGCAAGACATGGTTCTTGGTCACGAGGTAGTTGGAATCGTCGAGGCAATTGGCGGCTCTGTCAAAATTCTCAAGGT TGGAGATCGGGTTGGCTGGGGATACTGTCAAGGTAGCTGCCTCAATTGCGAGTCttgtcatcaaggtcaagagcTCTACTGCGAACAACGACAGTTCTATGGCTTTGACGAATTTGATCAGGGCTCATTCGCGACTCATGCGACTTGGAACGAGCATTTCCTCTTCCGCATCCCGGAAAGCATCCCCTCCGCCGAAGCAGCTCCCTTGATGCGCGCTGGTGCAGCCGTCTATTCCGCTCTACGCAGTGCAGGAGTCCAGTGGCATCACCGAGTAGGTGTTCTCGGTCTCGGAGGACTGGGTCACCTCGCTGTTCAGTGCGCCGCCAAGATGGGATGTCATGTTACGGTTTATTCGCACTCATCCAGTAAAGAAGAGGCAGCACGAAAGCTGGGAGCATCAGACTTCCAAGTCATGGGTAGCGATTCTCGCCCTGGCCGCACCGTTGACTGTCTGCTCCTTGCCGGTGCTCAACAACCAGACTGGTCTACGGTTCTGCCACTGGTTCGGCGAGGTGGCGTCATCAGCGCCACGACTGTAGATTCATCCGAGCTATGA
- a CDS encoding DAO domain-containing protein yields MSQAGFIHDAVKLITCRPGLPSANPTVPTWQQPPHPTISNAQSETLPRESEIVIIGSGITGIAVAHCLLNHPKASGLQVTMLEARGSVSGATGRNGGHLVSDSDSLFPALVKAVGLELAVETVRFSEANIRRLRELVDQLDLEDRQATEFRNVTTSTAFEDRESFDKAVEAVRQLIKAYPNGDLKYKVSKQEDATKTFGYGQVVGVIEQHGVAALWPYRLLTTILASLKRDFPDRFHLETYTPVQSINYHDRASQTYPYTLHTPRGSLVAKKIIHCTNGYSANLIPNLAGKLYPMRGTMSTHSMGPSFPNRGGKVSWAHVSKGSYGAETGHIHLGLFYAQQNAKSGVMFLGGESQKLATLISSDDSMAADDARETLCSVVPRIWKDTSPHPLEVWSGIMGFTTDGMPLVGKLPPSLSGRMGNGEWLAAGFNGHGMDKCWLSGEAIARMVLGETARGFPRAYLLSDRRVESWTPEKAAETLMDHIMLGGAPPSSHL; encoded by the exons ATGTCACAAGCAG GCTTCATACACGACGCCGTCAAGCTCATCACTTGTCGCCCAGGCCTGCCAAGTGCAAATCCGACCGTCCCAACATGGCAGCAACCGCCGCATCCAACAATCTCCAACGCACAATCCGAGACCTTACCTCGAGAATCTGAAATCGTCATTATTGGGTCTGGAATCACCGGGATTGCGGTGGCACATTGCCTCTTGAACCACCCAAAAGCTTCAGGTCTTCAGGTGACCATGTTAGAAGCACGCGGGTCCGTTAGCGGCGCGACAGGCCGAAACGGTGGCCACCTCGTCTCAGATAGCGATTCTCTATTTCCAGCTCTTGTCAAGGCGGTCGGCCTTGAACTCGCCGTGGAGACTGTACGCTTCAGCGAGGCAAACATTCGGCGTCTGAGGGAGCTTGTGGACCaactcgaccttgaggatcGTCAGGCTACCGAGTTTCGCAACGTGACGACAAGCACGGCTTTTGAAGACCGAGAATCGTTTGACAAGGCTGTTGAAGCTGTTCGCCAGCTTATCAAGGCTTACCCCAACGGCGACCTTAAGTACAAGGTATCTAAACAGGAAGACGCCACCAAG ACTTTTGGCTATGGGCAAGTTGTTGGCGTCATCGAGCAACATGGAGTCGCAGCTTTGTGGCCTTATAGGCTGCTGACTACAATTCTTGCATCATTGAAGAGAGATTTCCCTGATCGCTTTCATCTCGAGACATATACTCCGGTTCAGTCGATCAATTACCACGATCGTGCGTCCCAGACATACCCCTACACTCTTCACACTCCACGGGGATCCCTTGTGGCTAAGAAAATCATTCACTGTACGAACGGATACTCCGCCAACCTGATTCCCAACCTCGCTGGGAAGCTTTACCCTATGAGAGGCACGATGTCTACTCATAGTATGGGACCTTCATTTCCCAACCGTGGGGGGAAGGTATCCTGGGCACATGTCTCAAAAGGCTCTTACGGCGCAGAGACGGGGCATATTCATCTTGGTTTATTCTATGCCCAGCAAAACGCGAAATCAGGCGTCATGTTTCTCGGTGGAGAGTCACAGAAACTAGCCACCTTGATTTCAAGCGACGACTCGATGGCTGCCGACGATGCACGCGAAACCCTTTGTTCGGTCGTTCCACGTATCTGGAAAGACACCTCTCCCCATCCATTAGAGGTATGGTCTGGAATCATGGGGTTTACCACAGACGGCATGCCCCTTGTCGGTAAGCTTCCACCAAGTCTGTCAGGTCGGATGGGAAATGGGGAGTGGTTGGCTGCAGGTTTCAACGGCCATGGCATGGACAAGTGCTGGCTTAGCGGAGAAGCAATCGCTAGAATGGTTCTTGGAGAAACAGCACGTGGATTTCCCAGGGCGTATCTACTAAGTGACCGAAGGGTTGAGTCTTGGACCCctgagaaggctgccgagacGTTGATGGATCACATCATGTTGGGTGGTGCCCCTCCCTCGAGCCATCTCTAG
- a CDS encoding Carboxylic ester hydrolase, translating to MPASRTPTGKTRLPVDGLGVVEGLNFTQGVHQFCGIPYASLPKRWTRSQLKDSWPNDFHDGTKLGCNAPNPPEYNGSDPLVPVDIAPHFEEPPEDELNCLVMNITTPSMDPGTKLPVMVYIHGGSLLFGGANKGVFDSVNFVTHAVARNTPVVSVNFNYRVGLGGFLASSAIKTDLERDGYQGFGNFGLYDQQVLLHWVNRYIASFGGDPDNVTIYGESAGGISVSHHIVARDPAPFHRAIAMSGHLNTIPTWPLGHHEKHYRALLEYLGIDPDSPSSLEQLRSVPEHVVAKATIPVEGHLNATGNPCDDGVFHAAKPSFNTIASPPAWLKSYMVGDTADEGMLFTEAFCDEDFGSIRSQMMGWLSTEATDTILALYGVTPGLEQEELAKRMEDMSADAIFKSHNWVAAHRSKIPQTFGYHFDQVCTHEGMFKGQAYHALDLLYLFLNFDEHLTEGQRKLARNMADHFIDFAHGKDPWARMSEGARWMRYGPDETCKTVTETKDDKVRKYSRMQKIMDMGVYQEFTLAVDWIAGERDKMGTFPRNHDGAECKPREMEAFTTLKGETGRQEAIPA from the exons ATGCCGGCCAGCAGAACACCTACCGGCAAGACTCGATTGCCTGTCGATGGCCTTGGAGTGGTCGAAGGGCTCAATTTCACCCAGGGTGTGCATCAGTTCTGTGGCATTCCTTACGCTTCCCTACCCAAACGTTGGACACGCTCCCAACTCAAGGACTCGTGGCCAAATGACTTTCATGACGGAACAAAGCTCGG GTGTAACGCACCCAATCCTCCAGAGTACAACGGAAGCGACCCTCTTGTACCAGTTGATATCGCACCTCATTTTGAGGAGCCGCCCGAGGACGAACTCAATTGTCTTGTTATGAACATCACCACCCCGTCCATGGACCCTGGCACGAAACTCCCTGTCATGGTATACATCCACGGGGGCTCTTTGCTCTTTGGAGGTGCCAACAAGGGTGTTTTCGACAGCGTCAACTTTGTGACCCACGCCGTTGCTCGCAACACTCCCGTCGTCTCCGTCAACTTCAACTACCGCGTCGGCCTTGGAGGGTTCCTCGCTTCATCCGCCATCAAAACTGATCTAGAGCGTGATGGATACCAAGGTTTCGGCAATTTCGGCCTCTACGATCAACAAGTTTTGCTCCACTGGGTGAACCGCTATATCGCCTCGTTCGGTGGCGATCCAGACAACGTTACTATTTACGGAGAGTCTGCTGGAGGCATAAGTGTTTCTCATCACATTGTCGCCCGAGATCCAGCTCCATTCCACCGAGCCATTGCCATGTCAGGCCATCTGAACACCATCCCCACTTGGCCATTGGGTCACCACGAGAAACATTACCGGGCGCTACTTGAGTACTTGGGAATTGATCCAGactctccttcttcacttGAACAACTTCGAAGCGTTCCTGAGCATGTAGTAGCCAAGGCGACGATACCGGTAGAGGGACACTTGAATGCTACCGGAAACCCATGTGATGACGGTGTTTTCCACGCGGCCAAACCgtccttcaacaccatcgcTTCACCACCTGCATGGCTCAAATCATACATGGTTGGAGACACTGCTGATGAAGGCATGCTCTTTACTGAGGCCTTCTGTGATGAAGACTTTGGCTCCATCAGAAGTCAAATGATGGGCTGGCTTAGCACAGAAGCAACTGATACTATACTTGCGTTATATGGCGTTACACCCGGACTTGAGCAAGAAGAGCTCGCGAAGCGCATGGAGGACATGTCTGCTGACGCGATATTCAAGTCACACAACTGGGTCGCGGCTCATCGTTCGAAAATTCCGCAGACATTTGGTTATCATTTTGACCAAGTGTGCACACACGAGGGCATGTTCAAGGGACAGGCATACCATGCCTTGGATCTCTTATACTTGTTCCTGAACTTCGATGAGCATCTGACCGAAGGCCAACGGAAACTCGCAAGGAATATGGCCGATCATTTTATCGACTTTGCTCACGGTAAAGACCCGTGGGCTCGCATGAGTGAAGGTGCACGGTGGATGCGGTACGGACCGGATGAGACTTGCAAGACAGTCACTGAGACCAAAGATGACAAGGTACGCAAGTACTCACGCATGCAGAAGATCATGGACATGGGTGTCTATCAGGAATTTACTCTGGCGGTTGATTGGATTGCGGGAGAGAGGGACAAGATGGGTACGTTCCCACGGAATCATGATGGAGCTGAGTGCAAGCCaagagagatggaggcttTTACTACCCTGAAGGGCGAGACTGGAAGACAGGAGGCCATTCCAGCTTAG